The Desulfobacterales bacterium DNA segment GTTATGCGATTAAATGCTCTGTATTGCAATCGGACATCGATAGTGATAGTTGATTTAAGCGTGTTCAAAGATCCGCAGATAATATCCGAGGATGGTTGCAGCGGTTTAAAGACGGCCAAACGGATGATTGATTAATCCTAAATTAAACAGGGTGGATATATGAAATCGTTTGAAGAATTATTTGTCGAGCTCCAGGTGAAGGCATTTAGTCAGGACCCGGAATCGAGTACCTTTAATGAAATGGAAAAAGGAAAGCATTTTATCGGGAAAAAAATTCTTGAAGAAGCCGGAGAGGTCTGGATGGCGTCGGAACATGAAGGCCGTCAAAGGACTGCCGAAGAAATTTCTCAACTTTTGTACCATATTCAGGTGATGATGCTGGCATGTGATCTGGGGTTGGAAGATATCTACAAACATCTGTAATTTTATTGAACGAAGATTTATGGATAATTTGATATGTTGAAAATTGCGTTGCCCAATAAAGGCTCGTTATCCGAGGGGGCTGTTCAGGTCGTAAAAGAGGCAGGTTATCGCTGCCGGCGGTATGGCCGGGAGCTGATGGTCCGTGACAGTGAAAATAAAATCGAATTTGTATTCCTGCGGCCCAGGGATATTTCCGTGTATGTTCATAACGGGGTCCTGGATATGGGCATTACCGGCCGGGATCTGGCCATTGACAGCGAAGCGGACGTTGTGGAGTTGTTGCCGTTGAGATTCGGCAAATCCGATTTTTATTATGCGGTTCCGCATAGCAGCAGCCTTACCCCTGAAATGTTTCATCAGCTTAGAATCGCAACATCATATCCCAATCTGGTTTTAAACGATTTAAAACATCGAAACGTTACGCCTGCCAGGATCATCCGCCTGGAAGGGGCGGTTGAAATAGCCATCCAGCTGGGCGTTGCCGATGTGGTTGCCGATGTGGTTCAATCCGGAAAAACATTGGAAGATGCCGGGCTGAAGGTTATCGGTGAGCCGCTTCTGAGCTCCGAAGCCGTTCTCATAGCCCGGCAGCAGGAAATCTGCCAGCGGCATGATGTAAAGGTGTTTATCGAACGGCTCAAGGGAATTGTGGTCGCTCGTGAATATGTGATCGTGGAATATGATGCCCCGGAATCTCTCCTTGAAACGGTGAGCCGGATGACCCCGGGTATCGAATCCCCGACGGTTTCTCCGTTGAGCAAAAAAGGATGGGTTGCGGTCAAGGCCATGACCATGCGAAAAGATGTCAATCGGATCATGGACGAACTGAAAGATGTCGGCGCCCGGGGCATTATTGTCACCGATATACGATGCTGCCGGCTGTGACTCTATCATAAAAGGAACACGGTTTGCCTTCGGCCGGACGTGAATGGATCCGGTTGGAACAAACCGTGTTTGTCTTTTTATCTCCTGAAGCTATCAGCCGATCAGCTTCATCTGTACGGCTTTAGACGGTTTTTTCTCAAAATGCGCTGAAGGCGGATCCGTTACCGTGTCAGCGGATGCCGGTGTTTTGGAAGTTTCTGGTGCCTCATATCCCTTGCAGGGATCTTCCGAATATTTTACTTCAAATGTGTTGGTATCCGACGGGTTGACTGATTCGGGGATTTCCAGTTTCAGCTGGATTTCCTGCCGGGTCATGACCGGAAATCCGTAATGCGCGTTGATGTATTTCATCGGGCCTTTGGCCTGAACGCGCTGATCAACAAATTCCAGGTGCTTTTCTATCCGTTCACGGATCAGTTCGGATGAAAAACCGGGTACTTCCCGGAGCTGGTCGTGAATCACATCGCTAAAGCCCTTTTCCAACTCAAAGCCGATGCTGTTCCGGCCGGTAACCATGGCCGCCGCCATGGTGGTTCCGGTTCCCAGAAACGG contains these protein-coding regions:
- a CDS encoding phosphoribosyl-ATP diphosphatase — translated: MKSFEELFVELQVKAFSQDPESSTFNEMEKGKHFIGKKILEEAGEVWMASEHEGRQRTAEEISQLLYHIQVMMLACDLGLEDIYKHL
- the hisG gene encoding ATP phosphoribosyltransferase — encoded protein: MLKIALPNKGSLSEGAVQVVKEAGYRCRRYGRELMVRDSENKIEFVFLRPRDISVYVHNGVLDMGITGRDLAIDSEADVVELLPLRFGKSDFYYAVPHSSSLTPEMFHQLRIATSYPNLVLNDLKHRNVTPARIIRLEGAVEIAIQLGVADVVADVVQSGKTLEDAGLKVIGEPLLSSEAVLIARQQEICQRHDVKVFIERLKGIVVAREYVIVEYDAPESLLETVSRMTPGIESPTVSPLSKKGWVAVKAMTMRKDVNRIMDELKDVGARGIIVTDIRCCRL